One window of the Melospiza georgiana isolate bMelGeo1 chromosome 14, bMelGeo1.pri, whole genome shotgun sequence genome contains the following:
- the RBL2 gene encoding retinoblastoma-like protein 2, with the protein MAGEDAAGAEPGPAGGAAGAPSPPGEDGETRQRYEELCRSLNMDERARAEAWLSYQSMRRNYTLEGNDMHWLACALYVACRKAIPTVSRGTAEGNYVSLTRILRCSDQSLIEFFNKMKKWEDMANLPSQFRERTERLERNFTVSAVIFKKYEPIFQDIFRYPQEDQPRQQRGRKQRRQPCTVTEVFQFCWVLFVHAKGNFPMISDDLVNSYHLLLCALDLVYGNALQCPNRKELLNPNFKGLPEDFHSKDYKVSSDPPCIIEKLCSLHYGLVLEAKGIKEHFWKPYIRKLFDKKLLKGKDENLTGFLDPGNFGDSVKAINKAYEEYVLSVGNLDERIFLGEDADEEIGTLTRCLNTPSGLETAERVQVKHSLQQHFDRSKSLRITTPLTGRKYIKESNPYVTPVSIATYSLSRLHTMLAGLKNAPSENLEQILRSCSRDPSQSIANRVKEMHDVYCQSTQSEGEFSNFSKDVASKHFRLAEMLYYKVLESVIEQERKRLGDTDLSAILEQDVFHRSLLACCLEIITFTYNPPGNFPFVTEIFDIPVYHFYKVIEVFIRAEDGLCREVVKHLNHIEEQILESMAWKQGSELWDRIRENENKVPTCEEVMPPQYFERSAGSSVVGSPLTPRRINEVRAEGGGLGKGLSSPPASLYDRYSSPTANPTRRRLFADNDGAPEGGTAVRVPPQPVVSTVPVQNMSPEAVSVTPVPGQTLVTVATATVTANNGQTVTIPVQGIANENGGITFFPVQVNVGAQPQAVSGPMQPLSAQTLAGTLNPQMAGAALQLPGQLTVQQISPGEQRQTQHLGATAARPRKMGSLALFFRKVYHLASVRLRDLCAKLDVSDELRKKIWTCFEYSLVHCPEIMMDRHLDQLLMCAIYVMTKVTNEDRSFQNIMRCYRTQPQAKSHVYRSVLIRGRRRRHSGSSDSSSQQNSPTDRSKDRNKERSSRDSSPVMRSSSTLPVPQPSSAPPTPTRLSGPNSDTEEEERGDLIQFYNNVYIEQIKDFALKYTSNAADSPPLSPYPFVRLGSPRRVQLSQHHPLYISPHRNESALSPQEKIFYYFSSSPSKRLKEINSMVRTGETPTKKRGILLEDGTEAPAKRICQENHTALLRRLQDVANDRGSH; encoded by the exons ATGGCGGGCGAGGACGCGGCCGGGGCCGAGCCGGGTCCTGCGGGGGGCGCCGCCGGCGCCCCGTCCCCGCCGGGCGAGGACGGCGAGACCCGGCAGCGCTACGAGGAGCTATGCAGGAGCCTCAACATGGACGAGCGCGCCCGCGCCGAGGCCTGGCTGAGCTACCAGAGCATGAGGCGCAACTACACCCTGGAG GGAAATGACATGCATTGGCTGGCTTGTGCCTTGTACGTGGCTTGCAGGAAAGCGATTCCAACTGTGAGCAGGGGaacagcagaaggaaattaTGTATCCTTAACCAGAATCCTGCGCTGTTCAGACCAAAG CTTGATTGAGTTTTTTAACAAGATGAAGAAATGGGAAGACATGGCAAATCTTCCATCCCAGTTCAGAGAGAGAACTGAGAGACTGGAGAGGAACTTCACCGTTTCTGCAGTCATTTTTAAGAAGTATGAGCCCATTTTTCAGGACATTTTCAGGTATCCTCAAGAAGATCAACCTCGtcagcagagaggaaggaaacagAG ACGACAACCGTGTACTGTGACCGAAGTTTTCCAGTTTTGTTGGGTCCTGTTTGTTCATGCAAAAG GCAATTTTCCTATGATCAGTGATGACTTGGTCAATTCCTACCATCTCCTGTTGTGTGCTTTGGATCTCGTGTATGGAAATGCTCTGCAGTGTCCCAACCGTAAAGAGCTCCTGAATCCTAATTTTAAGG GTCTACCTGAAGACTTCCATAGTAAGGATTATAAAGTATCATCTGACCCTCCCTGCATCATTGAAAAACTGTGTTCTTTACATTATGGATTAGTTTTAGAAGCAAAAGGTATAAAGGAACATTTTTGGAAGCCATATATCCGGAAGCTTTTTGACAAAAAG cttttgaaaggaaaagatgaaaacCTGACAGGATTTCTGGATCCTGGGAACTTTGGAGACAGCGT CAAAGCCATCAACAAGGCCTATGAGGAGTATGTTCTGTCAGTGGGAAACCTGGATGAGAGAATATTCCTGGGCGAGGATGCGGATGAAGAGATTGGAACTCTCACAAGGTGCTTGAACACACCTTCAGGACTGGAAACAGCTGAGAGGGTACAAGTGAAGCACAGTTTGCAGCAGCATTTTGACAGG tccAAATCACTGAGGATCACAACCCCCCTCACTGGCCGCAAGTACATTAAAGAGAGCAACCCGTACGTGACACCTGTTTCCATAGCAACCTACAGCCTGAGCCGCCTGCACACGATGCTGGCAGGGCTGAAAAATGCCCCCAGTGAAAATCTGGAGCAAATACTCAG gtCATGCTCCAGAGATCCTTCTCAATCCATTGCAAACAGAGTTAAAGAAATGCATGATGTGTACTGTCAGAGCACTCAGTCTGAAGGAGAATTCAGTAATTTTTCCAAAG ATGTTGCTAGTAAACATTTTCGTCTTGCTGAGATGCTCTACTACAAGGTCTTGGAGTCAGTCATTGAGCAAGAGAGGAAGAGACTGGGAGACACTGACTTATCT GCAATACTGGAGCAAGATGTGTTTCACAGGTCTCTGCTGGCATGTTGCCTGGAGATCATTACCTTTACATACAACCCACCTGGAAACTTCCCTTTCGTCACGGAAATATTTGACATTCCAGTTTATCATTTTTACAAG GTGATTGAGGTTTTCATTAGAGCAGAGGACGGCCTTTGTCGGGAAGTGGTAAAACACCTGAACCACATTGAAGAGCAGATCCTGGAGAGTATGGCATGGAAACAGGGCTCTGAACTGTGGGACAGGATCagagagaatgaaaacaaagttCCTACTTGTGAAGAG GTAATGCCACCTCAGTACTTTGAGAGATCTGCTGGGAGCAGTGTTGTGGGCTCACCATTGACACCACGGCGAATAAACGAGGTTCGTGCTGAAGGCGGAGGGCTGGGCAAAG gcctctcctcccctccagcCAGCCTGTATGACAGGTAcagctctcccacagccaaccccaCGCGGCGGCGCCTGTTCGCTGACAATGACGGTGCCCCCGAGGGTGGCACAGCTGTCAGGGTGCCCCCACAGCCCGTGGTGAGCACGGTGCCAGTGCAGAACATGAGCCCCGAGGCCGTGTCCGTGACCCCCGTGCCTGGCCAGACCCTGGTGACAGTGGCAACGGCCACCGTGACAGCCAACAACGGGCAGACGGTGACAATCCCTGTGCAAG GTATTGCCAATGAAAATGGAGGAATAACTTTCTTCCCAGTCCAAGTAAATGTaggtgcccagccccaggctgtgtCTGGGCCCATGCAGCCTCTGAGTGCCCAGACTCTGGCTGGCACCCTGAACCCCCAGatggctggggcagcactgcagctgccaggccAGCTCACAGTGCAGCAGATCTCCCCTGGAGAGCAGAGACAGACCCAGCACCTCggtgccacagctgccaggcctCGCAAGATGGGCTCACTTGCACTCTTCTTCAGAAAG GTGTATCACTTGGCCAGTGTTCGTCTGAGGGACCTCTGTGCCAAACTGGACGTGTCTGATGAGCTGCGCAAGAAGATCTGGACATGCTTTGAGTACTCCTTGGTGCACTGCCCTGAAATCATGATGGACAGACACCTGGATCAGCTGCTGATGTGTGCCATTTATGTCATGACTAAG GTCACTAATGAAGACAGATCATTCCAGAACATCATGCGCTGCTACCGGACACAGCCACAAGCCAAGAGCCAC gtctATCGCAGCGTCCTCATCaggggccgccgccgccgccactcgggcagcagtgacagcagcagccagcagaacTCACCCACAGACAGGAGCAAAGACAGGAACAAGGAAAGAA GCAGCCGTGACTCCAGCCCGGTGATGcgctccagcagcaccctgccCGTGCCCCAGCCCTCCAGCGCGCCCCCGACCCCCACGCGCCTCTCGGGCCCCAACAGCGACACCGAGGAGGAGGAGCGCGGGGACCTCATCCAGTTCTACAACAACGTCTACATCGAGCAGATCAAGGACTTTGCCCTCAAGTACACTTCAAATGCA GCAGACTCCCCCCCGCTCTCGCCGTACCCGTTCGTGCGCCTCGGCTCCCCCCGCAGagtgcagctctcccagcaccaCCCCCTGTACATCTCACCACACAGAAACGAGTCTGCCCTCTCTCCCCAAGAGAAAATATTCTACTacttcagcagcagcccctcaaAG agGCTAAAGGAAATCAACAGCATGGTTAGAACTGGAGAAACACCCACAAAGAAGAGAGGCATCCTCCTGGAAGATGGAACTGAAGCCCCGGCCAAGCGGATCTGCCAGGAGAATCACACGGCTCTGCTGAGACGGCTCCAGGACGTAGCAAATGACCGAGGGTCCCACTga